The segment TAATTTCGATCACGTTAGTGTAAAATTGCATGTGTGTGCTATATTTCTTGGTATTTTTGGAAACACCAAGGAAACTTTTCCTGGTTACGTTTGCATGTTTGAATACGAGTCCCAAGCCATGAAGAACGCTCAACGTATGGATTACATAGAAAAGAGGAAATGCTTTGTTAAtattagtttttgtttgttgtaattatatttatttacagaccaggaACTTTCATCCTTGACATGGCCGTTTCTGTCATGGGGAGATAACCCTGTTAGCACTAATCAGACATTCATGAACACCAGCATGTGAACAGATCATTTCAGTTACTACATGTTTTGTTTATCTGGTACTCAACATAATAACTTTTCACAAGTGTGGTTAACCAGATCCATCTACTGTCGGTAGAAGTTGGTCATTCGTGAAGAGGTTGGTCGCCCATATAGATTATCCTCCTGACTACTCCAACTTCTCACACAAGACTATTCATAAGGATTTTAATCATGTACTTCATGAGGGTTGGCTGGTTGCATTTGGGCTCTACAGACTTAGTCCAGAAAATGAGGCGCTGCCTCATGCATGATTATTTGGCTTGCTGTGAATTTGTAGACCAGACAGGTTCATAGATGTGGAAATCCGGTGGATTGAGACGAATTGAGCGGTGGATTCGTAGACATTAGTAAATGATGTTAGTAAATATTAGTTTGgtattattattaattctgacattAGTGCTTGAAAAGTGTTTGAGTTTGGTGAAGTAAAACAATATATTAGGTAATTATGATCggtgtttaaaaaaaaacatgatgagaGGCATGCAAATATTATAATAATCTCTGagttttctgaaataaataccAAACTACACAATAGGTAACTATGATCAACATTGAACTACGGAAACAAGCTAACAAGTAGCAGTGAAGAAGAAGGATAGAGTGTGATGGTCACCGACAAATAATTAATAACACACTTGAATATACACACACtatttcacaatcaaaacaactcATTACTTCCTATTACCACAGAATTGATCAACATTCAATGACACAGACACAAGCCCAGAAGTAGCATTGGAGAAGGTGGGTGGGTCACCGCCAAAGTAATTAACAAAACGCAATCAAAACAACTTACTAGTTCCTAattaacattcacaacaacTATGTTCAACCGAATGGCTTCAATGAGTAAACAGTGAAAACTGTTTAactatttcattgttttcttatttgcggaaaacaaaaacacactcaCAATATATAAGCATACACAGCTAACACGCAACGTTCCCACAACGTTATGTTTACGTCCGGGTTTGGTTACGTCGGGAAATGACGTAACTAGGACGTCATTAGAACGTCTTAGGAACACGTCATACCACGACCTTGCCACAACGTTACACATTACGTTCTCGCTACGTCCTTGCAACGTATTTTTCATACTTTGGTGTAACGTACTCGTAACGTTGTGAGGACGTtcgttttatatattttgtttacttgacCTATTAGAAGATGTTTGCATTTGCAGTTGACCATCTAAGTAGTTATCAGGACGATATTGAATCTAGAACAACTTTtgaataaatttgttttgtttgctttgttaaaTGCGTTCAACTGAGGAAAATATATAACTTCACGTTTGAAGGTTATGAGAATGTCATTCAcagacgttgtcacaacgttacacTTTATGTAACCAGGACGTCGTAACAGCGTGTATTTCAGACCAATCTGCAACGTTCGTATCACGTTGTGAGGACATTCTGTCCACGGCTTCCCAGCACTGACCCGTTGGAAAATCGTTACATTTTATTCTCCTCATCCCGGAGCTTACTTGATGGAATATCATATTTAACAGGGTCGAAGcatgtgatattttttttttaaattaccgTATAGATTTATCTCTTCAGTATATAATGAAGTGTATTCAAAGCATTTactttatttttgtttcatacagtttattattacatgtatattatacacTTATTGTTGTGCTCTTGACTTCACTCATTTCAGTGAAgttatgaaacatgtttccttctATCATTTAACCCACAAGATCCAAATTGAGACACATTGCACATGACTTCTTCATGTGACGTCATTGCCTGTGCGAGTACTTTCCCGCTCCTGACATCACACTTCTCGCGCGGCTGCCAGCCGTACAGGGTTCTGTCTGTTCCTCACTTTTAAAACGGGCTCATTGCCATAACAGTgagtattttgtgtattgttgATGATGAACCTAGAATCggctgggatgttttcgaaaatacatgCTAACACGAAGTGCGTTTAAAATTTCCGCCATTTTGGATACTGAGTAGTGTTTACATACCATATCGTATGTGGATTCTGGGTAAGCGATTTTATTCTTTgagtgtttctgtttgtttgaataatatttacataaatgtCGTATTGAATGTAGTATACAACATTTGAAACCGTTACTTGTTACACAAGTGTTATTAAACGTAAGCATAACTGTCGCATGCTCAAAGGCTGTACGGAGGGCTAGGCCCATGGATGTAATTCTATCATTCAAAGAGGCAATTCTAGGTAAGAGGACATTTCTATCTTGTGAAATGCCATTCCCCTCCTTCTCCCCACCCACGTGGTTATCTTTTCTCATATGCTTCTCTTGCCATAGTTGTCCGAAAATTTACTATTTCATCATGTATACTCCATTGTCAGCTGCAACAAATGCATCAtttccccatatatcttagaatcaacTTACAACTGggctttgtcaccaataccaaggGTCTGGATAAAAAGAAACGGAAGATTTTGGgcatgaaaacgaacgctgtgctcgaaagactgcgcttgtttgaaatgaaaacaaagaaaaattccgattttacaccACATAGCATTTTcggatattttcaaacatctaggcatctaatcattgcttacagtgGCTCattacgcttagtatattcaggggaagagtatcatagcaggaaatagcaaattaaaaatagatacgatgcaatcatttgataattcataaaaaAACTGTCATGTCAGTGCAGCGTGacaccatgactgacgcaaatcTCGCAGAACGACAGCGGTAATTatgggcatttctggcttcttcttctgtaaacgataaaaacataacaatacacagatactcagaataattctgattacttacatctcacttttatgtacaaaacatccctAAATCAAGGAAAGAGTGCTCTCAAAACCCTGTGTACCCATGTCAGCGAGGCCACCATTTTGCAAGAAATCGTCCCTCGATAGTGATGTCACATGTAAACATCATTGCACATGTAAGGCAATTTTTTGGAGGTGAAGCtcagttgaacaagagtaaacacaatggccatatcattcACACTGCACTTTCAGCATTGTGATTTACATTTTTCGTTCAGAtactttttcatgaaactaatttcagtacatacatatatccttgttcaacatcatatcatatgtggatatagggGATGcgttttcattcattgaaagcttttgaatgtttgaatatttccacgggaaattgactcagtaactGTACTAAGGATCTATCACAGTTTAAGCCACTACACAACTGTTAGTGGatcacatgtgctttagttcctgtgatgtacaatattcaatatgctgggacaaatattgcagtttcatatgaacacgCTAATAAACGGCGATTTGATTCAAACTTATAAGTAAaattgataatattaatgaaaataatttgaacattttctttgtaattttatagccgtacgaaGATAGCCAGGACCACGTGAGTGACAACCGTCACTTTTCAAATCTTCCGAAAACGTGCACCTGAAAAAGaacacaataacaaaaaaaacaaaaaaaactccTCGGCGTTCAGGGTGTTAAAAATGTAACGGCATGTTCTAATCTTGTGCTTTTGGATAATATTAGGTCTTAAAGATAAACTATTCTTTTTTACAGATGCACGCTGCCGCTGGGAAGATGAAGTGCAAGTCCAGAATGAAACGTTTCTTAGCAATGTATTATACTTGAATAAATGGTTCAGTGTAAACAAAAGAAGCATCTCTGTTATTTGCTACCAGGGCTCAAAGTAGACAGTTTCGAAAAATCCAAACCACATATTTATAATTGCGGAAATAAGTTTTcaaactgttgatcacttgactttTTTCAGCATTCGTAATTTAAATCTAACAAAAACAACGGAAACTATGACTTTTATCCCAGGATATTGTTATGATCATGGTGACAACAACCCAGAAACctaatacaaatattttactgtaCATTCTGAGTACGTATATACCCCAAAAAGTATAAATAACGTTGTTACAACGTTATGTTTATGACGTCACGAGGACGTTATTTTTGGGTCGTATGAACGTAGAAAATAACATTGTGACAGCGTTgtgtctatgacgtcacaggGACATTATTTTTGGGTCGTATGAACGTAGAAAATAATGTTGTGAGGACATGTTTTCGACTCCACAAAAAAGACTTAAGTGGGACGTTACATGCTGACGTTCTGGGGACGTAAACGTAACGTTGAGACAACGTCCTCAGAATGTACTTTTGTTAGCTGGGTAGTGCTTTATCAAAGTTAATATGCTTGCAGAATAatttattcaattatttatacaCGTCTACGAAATCACCGTCTACGAAACAGTCTGGGTTACGAAATCACTGCATCTTTGAACTGGTTCAGTTTGCGAAATCACCGTCTCCCGATTATttggtgtgttgtttaacgcagcactcaacaatatttcagttatgtggtggtggtctgttaataatcaagcctggaccagacaattcagtgatcaacagcctgagcatcaatctatgcacaTTTTAAATGGAATACAGTGGGGTGTCACCCaaggtctgaccacccgatcccattatttgcctgctaagtgagtgagtgagtgagtttagttttacgccgcactcagcaatattacagctatatggcggcggtctgtaaataatcgagtctggaccagacaatccagtgatcaacaacatgagcatcgatctgcgcaattgggaaccgattacatgtgtcaaccaagtcagcgagcctgaccacccgatcccgttagtcgcctcttacgacaagctgagtcgccttttatggcaagcatgggttgctgaaggcctattctaccccgggaccttcacgggtcttgccTGCtaagacaaacatgggttgcttaaaggtcacatgcaatgcaaaAAACAACTTTGCTGATTCTGATACCTATCAGCATAGACTTACAGAAACAGATTATACAAACTGCAAATTGAACTTATAAAGTTGAATAATAACGCAGTAGAAAAAAGCTTGAGATATCGCAGTCCAAACAATTCTctaatttcccccagcgctctAATTTTTCaccagctgtgctgtgctgtaaCCATAGTGCATGTATAGTGATTAGGTTCACACGGCTTGACCCAGGAAGGCAACTCGTAtaaacacagcaagtgatgcgTGCAAGGATTATTGTTACCATCAAGTTTGCTAACCACCAACTGCATTTTTTCAGGCCTCAAAGTTTGCACATTGTCCTCCAAGAGTCTTTTCTGGCATACAGCCAACTGGCATCCCTCACCTCGGTAACTACGTTGGTGCCATCAAGAACTGGGTTCAGCTGCAGAAGAAGTACGATGATGTCATCTTCAGCATTGTGGACCTCCATTCGATAACAGTACCTCAAGATCCGGCGGTACTCAGGTGTGATATGCTTACAAGCCTGGTAGTGTGTCATACAGATCCTGGAACAACCCATTGTAGACCACGTAGTCCAGACTGTGTGGCAAATTTACATTGCCAAAGTTTCAAGAATGAAGAGAGTTTCTGGGCTGCTTCGTGTTGTATTTAATTTTGATCTTATCAGACACTAGCAGTTACTCTTAAAGGTCTTGATGCTAACATTCTTTTAAGGCTTAGTTTAGAACTTGATGTGATTGTTTTTCGCTTTTATTGAATTTTTGCATTTTGAATTGACTCAAAATTTGAATATGAATGACTTTAGGGACGGTTCATAATTCATATCTTGAGAATGAGATCTTTAGGGAGAGGCACGTGTGCCATGTGAATGACCCCACCAGATACTGATTAAGTAAGACATGTTTTTAAGTTTCTAAGACAGCCCACTCAGAGGACATACGTTTATTTAACGTGTCCAGCACTGACTGTTAGTTACTTATTTCATTGTGTGGATTGCATTTAGAAGTGTCACAAGAAAGTTTAGAACCTGTGATTAAAGGACATTTGAAACCACTGGATCAAGTTGAAACTTTTACATCCtctacccccaacagtgagttaATTTACCTGTATACTtcgatttgtattttattgatcattTATAACAAAGTGGATGTAATCGTCGTAAACTTCCTAGCAGGTGTACCGCTAAACTATAAGGTTCTGACAGGGCACTGACAAccagaaaaatacttttgtgAAATTTTGTCTCATAGATAAAATGACCCCCTTCTACTGACTGCTTTTTTGGGGGTCCTCAAAATTCAGCTTATACATGGTAGTATACTGTAAGAACTTACACAGCCCTCAAGACCAACATGTTTTGCTTGCAGGGAGAATATCCTGGATATGACTGCCTGCCTGCTTGCATGTGGCATAGACCCAGGGAAAAGCATCCTCTTTCAACAGTCGGCCGTAAGTGGAGTCTCATTGCTACAATGTACACAATTACGCTGTTATTCCAAAATTTCGTAAAAAAAATCAATGAGAAAGGGTCGAAGCCTGGAAGGGTAGCTTAGTGTtttaagcgtttgctcgtcagggtgaagacacaggtttgatttccctgtTGTAGGTACCGTGCATGACACCCATTTATGATGTCCCCTTGAGTGATATTGCTTAAGTggcatgaaaccatactcactgactcacaatGACAATTTACCAAGGTGTGGCAGATTTAAACAGTGGATGAGGTTTTGCTCCTTTATACAGCATTTAACTTAAATCCTGGGCTGTGAGCTTGATAGGGTAGATTGTTCACAGTCGTACAGGTTTCAGACAATTTGTTAAACccatgaacatcaacatactGCTGACAAACCATGAAACATAATCTGGATAATTCAAAATGATGATCATTGCATCCTGTCATCCCTAAGGGATACAACTTTGCACAACAGTGATTGGGTCACCCTTGTCCTCTAATGTAAGACAGACTTAGTTCTGACGCGTAAGCCTTCCTCCTCAATATCTGTGTGTGAACCCTGTGAGGATAAAACTAGATTTGTGTTCTCCATTATTTACATGCTACTCTCATACGGGTATATCATTAATGAGTGTGATGTTAATTACAAGAACAAACATATGttcaaaacatattgtttgtagttgtatttttatgttttttctttgCTTCTATTTAAATATATGTTATTCAGGTGTGTCAGCATGCAGAGCTCAACTGGATACTGAGCAGCTTGTGTACCCTACCTCGACTCAATCATCTGCCCCAGTGGAGGGTAAGTGTCTTCACTGGTCTCATGGGGAGAGCATCTGCCACTGTGGAGGGTAAGTGTCTTCACTGGTCTCATGGGGAGAGCATTTGCTGCAGTGGAGGGCTAGTGTCTTCACTGGTCTCATGGAGAGAACATCTCCCGCAGTGGAGGGGAAATGTCTTCACTGGTCTCATGGGGAGAGCGTCTGCCGCAGTGGAGGGTAAGTGTCTTCACTGATCTCATGGGAGAGCATCTGCTGCAGTGGAGGGTAAGTGTCTTCACTGGTCTCATGGGGAGAGCATTTGCTGCAGTGGAGGGCTAGTGTCTTCACTGGTCTCATGGAGAGAACTTCTCCCGCAGTGGAGGGGAAATGTCTTCACTGGTCTCATGGGGAGAGCGTCTGCCGCAGTGGAGGGTAAGTGTCTTCACTGATCTCATGGGAGAGCATCTGACGCAGTGGAGGGTAAATGTCTTCACTGGTCTCATGGGGAGAGCATCTGTCACAATGGAGGGGAAATGTCTTCCTTGGTCTCACGGGGAGAGCATCTGCCGCAGTGGAGGGTAGAGAGCATCTGCCGCAGTGGAGGGTAAGTGTCTTCACTGGTCTGATGGGGAGAGCATCTGCCAAGAGGAGTCAAGGTCTGTTTCTGAATCACCAAGGAAACAGATGGTACTTATTGTTACTTTGCCTGAAGAACAACATTAAGGGGAATAAATAGAGTGTGGTTAGCTCAGAGTCGACACAACATATGTACAATGTGCCCAGGTTGGCTGTCCATGTTAAACTGTTCCATGGTATCTCTGTGGACATCCATTATTAAACATGGACTAGTCTGGACTAGTTCAAGCAGAGACATACATGCATCCATATTGCTATGGTAAATTATGTGGAATACTATGAAATGAAGCCTCACCTCAACCTCACCACACTACACCATGCCACACCTCACCTCAGCCCATGCCACTCCATGCCACACCACTCCATGCCACGCCACGCCAAGCCTCacaatgattgattgattgattgatatgTTATCATAACTCAGTTGTGTAGGCTCATGCTTCTGATCTTTAGTTTGTTTGATCCACACTTGATGCCTGtggccatatagcttgaatattgatgactgtagCATTGAGCAACCAAAATGTCCAGTCTCTTTGATATGTGTTGTTTCAGGAGAAGTCTGAAAGGATGAAAGACCCGAGTGTTGGTCTGTTTACTTACCCTATCCTGCAGACAGCTGACATCATAGTGTACAAGTAGGTTCTCATCTGCATCAATGACATGGATGTAACTGCATTCATCAGAGCAGGGAGACAGTAGGGTTTACTTGAATAAATGTTcagttgtcatgctgaagacccggtgTAACAGGCCAAACTTTCCCCTTGGCCAAACTTTGGCCTAGAACAAATTTCCCTACCCCCTAAGCTCAGTCTTCCATGGGGAATGACTGTCCTTGGCCAAGACCCTACTGAATCTCTGTTATAAGCAATCTGTCCCCCATGTTACCTAGCCTGACTATTTCATCCATTTCATACCCTTTGTGTGAATCTCGGGGTGGAGAGATTGCCTAGTAGCTAAAGCATTCgctggtcatgccaaagactcaggtttgattcataacatgagtacagtgtgtgaagcccattagtTTTCTGTATTCTGgcaaagcagcataaaactaaaatcactctaAGAATCTCAGTCACCTTGGAGAAAGCTTATCACTcttctgtctgtcacacatatTTTCTGTTCTCTGTTTTTGTTGCCAGGGCAACTGAAGTCCCAGTTGGAGAAGACCAAAGACATCACATAGAACTGGCCAGAGATCTTGCCAAGGCTTTCAATCGAACATTCCAGGTCATGTTTCCTCGTCCAGAACTTCTCTCAAGTAAGCTGATCCTTATGAAAAGTGGATGATTTTTGTGACATCAGCCAGTATCTAAATGTGTCTAAAATTAGCCACATTGAGAAGGTCACAGTCAGTGATGAAGAAACATCGAAAGACAATCTGTAAGGGGACTTCATTTGACTCTGACTGCCATAAAATGTGTTAACTTGAAATTCACATGGGGTAGGATCTTGTTGAGAGATCATAAATAACCAGGATGGAATGTGCCCACCCAGTCCTCTTAATTTCACTCTTAAAACTGGGTAAACGAGAATCAGTTGCACAAATTTGGTGATTTACAAAAAGTTAAAGGCTTTCTTAACTGACTGGATGCACTCCTCAGTTAACAAGGGAGTGGATCTTGGGATGCACAATTGTTTAGCATTAtacaccagttatctccctttgtacaCGTCTACAAGAttgtatgtttttttatgttaaatCTCTTCTTtacaaaattgttttgtttacaaGTTATTTTACaagagatttacaagcttgtaaatatAGGCTTTTTTCCTAGTGTAGCTTCTGACAAAATGCTCAGACCTGTACAACGGCAGAGagtttaaaaaatcccatcgcccgacgcctgggacaagtcagttttcatgttGGGCAATCAGATAATGGTATTTTAATTATCCGTTTACTACTacataatttccacttatggcttcaaactgcaaataatcttggatttcatttcacatctgctcataatgaagctattaaagttaGCACTAATAATATagtagagctagtagagagtgaaattatcactctttgataaatagtccagtcaacattaacatcacgcaTTGTCATAAAGTCAGTTGGAAGtgaaaaattagtcaggacaagttacttttcaaaatattttttaatctcTTCCGCATCCTCTTATACAGCACAGTTGTCagtttttattctgtttatctgggtagcataatggttaaaagcgttatcatgctgaagacccaggttcagttcTCCACAcaggttcaatgtgtgaaactcatttctaaTGACcacatcatgatattgctgaaatattgttaaaagtgcaTTACAACATACTTACTCTGTGTCATCATCCTTGTTAGCTTCTCTCCAAATTgcttaaaactatactcactctgtGCTATCATCCCTGTTATCTTCCTTCAAGGTGAGGTACCAAGGATCAAGAGCTTAAGACATCCAGAAAACAAGATGAGCAAATCAGAACCAAATGCCAAAGGTCGCATAGACCTGACAGACAGTCCAGACGAGATCCGTGAAAAGATAAAGAAGGCAGTCACAGACGTAACAGCAGAATTGACCTATGACCCTGAAGAAAGGCCAGGTGTCTCTAATCTGATTGATATCCACTCCTCGCTGACAGGCCTGTTACAGGAGGAGATATGCGAGGAGAACATGCTTTTGAGCAAAAGTGACTACAAGGCCATGTTGGCTGACATTGTCATTGAACAACTGGCCCCAATAAGGGAGAATGTACTGAAACTAAAGGGAGATAGATCTCACCTTCAACAAGTGTTGGAAAGTGGGAATGAGAGAGCAAGGGAAATAGCGGAAGAAACAATGAAGGAAGTAAAGAAGGCTGTAgggttgtcatgacaacagctAGCTCATCAGTAACTATTGAACACTATCCATGCACCAGTAATGGTTTTGTTAAAGTGTTGTTCAAGAAAATATGCAATTATATTACATATAATTCTGTCTTTAAGTTGGAAGTTATCACTTCAGATTTTTCTTTCAGAAGATTTCAAATGAACCCCTCAGACTGAATCACCTCTGAAAATCATTTTCAGTCATTGTCCATGGGTATCTTTAAAAAATGTCTGTGTGCAGTCATAGATATTTATTCCAAAGGTGTGGTTAGGACAATATTCAAAGTATGCGCAGGCAAACAAGGATAACTTGGACTGCCACGAAGAACGTGTTTATGAGAAGTTGGTGGTGCACAGCAATGAGCAAACATTTGGTTTGcgaaaggtagagcagatgtTGGCTACtgcacatgcagtgcatgacgatgaaattgattccacTTGTAGTTCGCTGAGACAGGCGACATACTTCACCCATTGCACAACACTTTGAACATGGACAACCTGGGGCCCTTCACTGACAATGGCAAGCACAAGTGGATGGCtctcatacatgctaatacaggtcaattgtcaggttggtgctcaacttatccttgtatgcctgaaattgcaacATATTTATGTGCAGTAAACATGAGCATAATCTATGAAGAGAATGTAGAGCTGGCTGAGAACTACAGAGAGCTTgaactttgttgttttttatgtttgacTGTGATGTTAAAAAGTGAGTGATATGGTGTCATTTAAAGATGTACCGTGTGTAATAAAACCATTCAAAACTTGCTAACTGCAGTCTGAGACTTTTCGTCATGCTTGCATTCAGTAACTGCCACATGTCCAAATGCAGTTTTATAAAGTAACACTAACTGCATAAGCATGTATACAGCACCATTCTTGTGTTTGGCTCCATTCTTCATATCAACAACCCACTCAAAACGGGGCCATTTCACTAAATCCAATTGTTATATGAAAGATTTGAATTTTAATAGTGTTTGAATATGCAATGTTAGATCTGAGATAACCTGTGCAGATTCTGTTCCAAATTTTGATTCTTGGTGGCATGGCATTGGAGAAACCAGTTCCATAACTCTTGTGAGAATTGTAAGTGCACTAGTTTAGTTACCATGCACAAGTTTTTCTGGGCCTCCCTAGTTACCATGCACTAGTTTATCTGGGTCTCCCTTGTTACCATGCACTAATTTGTCTGGGTCTTCTTTGTTACGAAATTGATTTGGAGTTGAAATGTTGCTGAGGCCTGTCTGTGGCTCTGACTTCAATCTTATATCCTTTTATTATATTGTATGACACTACAATATGTCTGACAGCATATATAAATGTTCACACTGGCGAGCACTCGTTTGAGAGTGCCGTGTGGACGTCAAAAGTGTAAATACCACTGACTACAGACTTAACGACGAACACTCCGTTTTCTTTGGATCTTTTTCCGAACTTATTCTTTGCGATTGGATCTACTTCAACATCTCAAGATCTAAAAAAAACTAATATTCAAAGTACTATTGACAGGAAACAAATCACATTTTGAGGTTTAAAAACCCTTATCGAAAGTCAGTGCTTTGAGTGCTCTGTGTCGACAGGTTCATAAATCAAACAACGAatcgtttcatgtttgaaaacgcCTTTTTACCTGATATTACGTTTCGCAGACATATCAAAACCAACCCAACAACTCTATACTGTTGTTATCACCAACCAGCACTGAGTTTGCCTATATTTAGGTCATGTATAGATATTTTAATTCTTCTTTCTCATTACCGTCCGACATAAAATACTAAGATTTCTTACAATATGTTTACACAAGAGGAAACGCCACTTTGACTCTCAGGATATGCATGAATCTTCCGGAGGAAAGGTGTAAATTACCACAGAAATCGTTGGATTGTGGTCATCAAATAAAATTAAATGTAAAAATGAAACCCGTCCACCCGAGCAATGTTTTTCTTCTCAAAAAGTGACGAGAAACAAGACTATTTTTACATTGCCTTACAAACTCTATCGTAACTAGAACCTTTCATTTCACGGAGGTGGGGATTATGTTTCAAGTAAAGTACGTTGACAAAGGATTTAGTGACTAAGTACAGTTAAGGAGAACCAAATACTCCAGAAAAAATACAGGCATTATATTGCCTTATTGTACTCGTACTTAACGCGACTGTTTGCTGTTATCTTTATGCCATGCTTTGAGAAAGTGACCTGACTAATCGCACCCTAAACAATATGACACATGGCGAACAAGAATACAAGAAACTTAAAACCTTTGAGAAATTCCCGCGCTGATTCTATTTTCGCCCCCAGCTATTCAAACCCAGCGTTCGCCAATTATCAGAAGAACGAATCTTCAACATACGGTTCTATTGGACCTGTTTGACTGCCTGGTATGAGAGCGCAAAACATGTTATGTATACGGACCCGTAGGTACTATTTCAGAATTATTAAAGGTGTATGGAGAAAACCATTGTAACCTGTGTAGTGGACAAGACCGTTAAGATACGTTGTTCAGGGCACAGGATCCAGTGTTCATCGTGTTCAAATGGAGCATTTTTCTGCTTGTGATTGGGTTTCTTCTGACTACTTTTGACATTCAGGTCAATATAC is part of the Haliotis asinina isolate JCU_RB_2024 chromosome 6, JCU_Hal_asi_v2, whole genome shotgun sequence genome and harbors:
- the LOC137286373 gene encoding tryptophan--tRNA ligase, mitochondrial-like; this encodes MAAPLTRHVPICVPLLQQTGLLSRLSTNTNSDSQKKKASKFAHCPPRVFSGIQPTGIPHLGNYVGAIKNWVQLQKKYDDVIFSIVDLHSITVPQDPAVLRENILDMTACLLACGIDPGKSILFQQSAVCQHAELNWILSSLCTLPRLNHLPQWREKSERMKDPSVGLFTYPILQTADIIVYKATEVPVGEDQRHHIELARDLAKAFNRTFQVMFPRPELLSSEVPRIKSLRHPENKMSKSEPNAKGRIDLTDSPDEIREKIKKAVTDVTAELTYDPEERPGVSNLIDIHSSLTGLLQEEICEENMLLSKSDYKAMLADIVIEQLAPIRENVLKLKGDRSHLQQVLESGNERAREIAEETMKEVKKAVGLS